The genomic DNA CATGATGTGCGCCATGGTGTCGGCAATGCGCCAGACACTGGGGCCGATGGCTTGGGGCCAGTAGCCCACCCCGACGACCCCATCGTTGGCCAGAACGACGCGGATATCGTCGTCACTGAGGTTGCGGTCGGGGCGGCAGGGTGGTTCGCAGTTGGCGCGCACCCCGGTGTGGGAGATCACGAAAGGCTGATCCAGCAAATCCCCGGCATCGCTCAGCCCGTCGCTCGAGATGTGCGCAAGATCGACGGTGATCCCGAGCGATTCGGCCTTTGCCAGTGCAATACGGCCGTGCTCGGTCAAACCGTAGCGTGCGTAGCCCTCATTGGAGCCGGACAGGGCGTTGTCAAAGCGGTGGGTGGGGGCAAACATGCGCACCCCCGCGTCGAACAGCGCCTGGATCTCCTCCTCGACATCGGCGCGGCTGCTGCCGGTGCCGCCTATCCAGTGTCCCCCCTCAATGCCGAGAAACCCGCCGATCACGTCCTTGCCCGCCTCGCGGTCGGCGACCAGCGCCTCCAGGTCTGCAAAGTCCAGGATCAGACGGAGTTCGGTGCCCTCACCCTCGCCGGCCCGGGCACGGGCCACGGCGTCGTGATAGCGGTCGATCTGGTAGTAGGCGCGCTCCCGGAGGCTGAACATGGGCCGCCCTTGCAGAAAGGAGAGCAGGGTGTTGGTGTCGGGGCTGCGAGCGCTCAGGGAGTCGCTCCAGGGCATTCGCAGGGGGCTCTTGGTCACGATGGTAAAGCCCTGCAGGGCGACATTGCCTTCGCGCAGACGGGGTACGTCCGCGTGCCCGAACATGGAGCGCTCCAGCAGATCGCGTTCCCACTTGAGGGTGTCGGCATGCAGGTCAACGATGAACATGGACTGGTGCAGATGCCGGTCCGCTGCCGTGGGCTCGGGGGCATCCGGGTCGGTGCCGTACGGGTTCATCATTCGGTCGTACTGCCCGGCCAGGTAATAGAGGCCTGCCGCATAATGGTTGTAGGCGTAGTACCCGCCAAACAGCAGGACGGCGATGATCAGGAACAGCGTGATGCGTTCGCGCACAGCGACCTCGACGATCAAGAATGGAGTACGGTGCCACCGGCGAGCCGTATAGGCCGCAGCCAGCCTGCTGCAGGTCCTTAGTCTGCATCGGCCAACCGCCTCGCTGCCACCCCGGCCGCCGGATTCGACGGTCCCCGGGGCTCCCCGTTTCGGTTATGCTGACGGCGATGAGCACGCGCGAGGACAAGGGCGAGCGGCCGGTGCCTGCGGGCCTGATCACCCAGGCGCCGTCCGAACAGGGACGGATGTGGGCGCTCAGAGTCCTCTGGCGCTTCCTGGCGAGGCATCGGGTGCGGTTCTGGCTGGCCGTGATGGCTTTACTGGTGGCGGCCGGCAGCGTACTGGCGCTCGGTCAGACGCTGCGCCTGGTGGTGGATCGCGGCTTTCTCGATGATGACCCGGCGCAGCTCAACCTGCTGTTGCTGGTGACCATGGGGGTCATTCTGCTGCTCGCCGTGGCATCCGCGCTGCGGTTCTACCTGGTTTCCTGGATCGGCGAACGGGTGGCGGCGGACCTGCGCCAGGCGGTGTTCGACCACGTCACCCGTCAGCCCCCCTCGTTTTTCGAACTCAACGGGGTTGGCGAGATCCAGTCGCGGTTGACCACCGACACCAGCGTTTTACAGACCATACTGGGCGCCTCCTTTTCGATTGCCGTGCGCAATGGGTTGCTGCTGATCGGTGCCCTGGTGTTGCTGTTTATCACCAGCCCTCGGCTGACCGGCCTGGTGCTGGCTACCCTGCCACTGGTGCTTGGGCCGGTGGTTTTCTTCGGCCGGCGGGTGCGACGGCTCTCCCGCGCCAGCCAGGATCGCGTAGCCGACGTGGGCAGTTTTGCGGGCGAGACGCTGCACGGGATACGCACCGTCCAGGCTTTTTGCCACGAGGCGGTGGACCGGCAGCGGTTCCGCCGGCATGTAGATCACGCCTTTGACACGGCGGTGCTGCGGGTGCGGCAACGGGCCTGGTTGGTCGGGATGGCGCTGATACTGGCTTTCAGCGCCGTGGGGCTGATCCTCTGGCAGGGTGGGCACGATGTGCTGGCCGGGCGGATGACTGCCGGAGAGTTGGCCGCGTTCGTCTTTTACGCCGTGCTCGCCGCCGGCGCGACCGGTGCGGTATCCGAAGTTTCCGGGGAGCTGTTCCGCGCCGCTGGTGCCACCGAGCGCCTCACGGAACTGCTCAACAGCCGCCCTCAGATCCGGGCGCCGGCGCGGGCGCAGAAGCTGCCGCGCCCCGTCCGCGGGGCAATCCGGCTTGAAGAGGTAGGCTTCGCCTATCCGGGGCGCCCCGAACGCCCGGTGCTCTCAGGGGTTGATCTGCACATCGAACCCGGCGAGCGCGTTGCACTGGTCGGCCCCTCGGGCGCGGGGAAAAGCACGCTGTTCGCGCTACTCCTGCGCTTCTATGATCCGGACCGGGGTCGGGTGTGTCTGGATGATATCGACCTCCGCGAGTTGGACCCGGCGGATGTGCGCAGCGCCATCGGGCTGGTAGCCCAGGAGACCACGCTGTTCACCGGTACCGCCTGGGAGAACATCCGTTACGGGCGGGAGGACGCGGACGATGAGGCGATCGTGAAGGCGGCGGAGGCCGCGCACTGCATGTCCTTTCTATCCGCCTTGCCCCAAGGGCTGGAGACGCCCCTGGGGCCCGGCGGCGTCCAGCTCTCGGGGGGGCAGCGCCAGCGTATCGCGATTGCCCGAGCGATTCTGCGGGACCCGGCACTGCTGCTTCTGGACGAGGCAACAAGCAACCTGGATGCGGAGAGCGAGTCGCGAATCCAAGTGGCACTGGAGCAATTGATGCGCGACCGGACCAGTCTGGTCATCGCTCACCGGCTGGCCACGGTGACTGCAGCCGACCGCATCCTGGTGATGCAGGATGGGCGGCTTCAGGCCCAGGGCACCCACACGGAGCTGCTACGGAGCAGCCCACTCTATGCCCACCTGGCGGCGTTGCAGTTTCCGGACAGTCGGGGTTGAGTCGCGCTACCAGGCCAGCCACTTGCGGCACTCACGCAGGGCATCGTTGTACAGCGTATCCGGGTCGCAGTGGGCCACGTCCCACTCCCGTGCCAGGCCGTCACTGGTGACATGCACCGTGCTTCGGCGTGGCCGCTCGGGGCGTCCGTGCAGTGCCGGGAACGCGAACGAGGGACGCTGGTAGAGCCGTCCCTCCACCACGTAGATCGGCAGTTCCTGCTGGTCCCGCACCAGGCAGAGGCGGGCACCCTGGCGCGTGCGCTCGGCGCGCACCGGGTGGCCCTCTTCGGCCAGCGCTGCCTGCACCGCCTTGAGTGCCGGCATGACCATCTCGTCCATGCACTGCTCCAGCTCGGCCTCGGCCTCATCCAGTACCTCGGTGGCGCGCGCCCGGTCCTTGAAGCGTTCCCGCCTGATCAGCCAGTGGCGAACCGGCCGGGGCCAGAGTTGGAGCCAGCGCCCCGGTGCACGCAGCCCCGGGCCTTCCCCCACCGGGCGTTCCCGCTGGCGCCTCTCGCGCAGGTAGCGGGCCAGCCAGTCCAGCCTTGGTTCGGGCATCCGGCTGATCTGCTGTTCCTGGGCCGCGTCGACGCGCAGTGCGGTCCACAGCCCCCATGCTATCAACAGCAGGACGATGGAGAGGGGGAGGGCGGCAGTCAGGGTGGCGGTCTGCAGGGCCTGGAGACCGCCGGCGAGGAGGAGCACCGCGGCGGCCGCCCCCGTCAGCACGCTCCAGAAGAGCTTCTGCAATAGCGGGGGATTCGGGTTGCCTCCAGAGGAGAGGATGTTCATGACCAGCGCCCCCGAGTCCGCGGAGGTGACGAAGTAGCCGACGATCACGGCGGTGGCCAACGGGATCGTGATAGCGGCCACCGGCATGGACTCCAGCATGGCGAACAGCGCCCGGGAGTTGTCCGCCTGGACGATCGCCCCCAGCTGCCCCGCCTGCATCTCCAGTTGCAGGGCGGAGATGCCGAAAATGCTCATCCAGAGAAAGGTGAACCCGGTGGGTACCAGCAGGGTCCCGAGGATGAACTCGCCGACGGTGCGGCCACGGGAGACCCGGGCGATGAACATGCCGACGAAGGGGCACCACGAGATCCACCAGGCCCAGTAGAACAGCGTCCAGCCCGCCTGCCAGTCCTGCCCGCGAAAGACATCGGTGCGCAGGGTCAGCTCGATCAGTCCCTGGACGTAGCTGCCCACGGTCTGGAGCAGCCCGTACAGGACCATCACCGTCGGACCGAAGGCGAAGACGAACAGCATCAGCAGGGTGCCGAGGAAGAGGTTGGCCCGGGAGAGGAGGCGGATGCCATTGTTCAGGCCGCTGAGCACCGAGATCGTGGCAATCCCCATGATCACCGCGATCAGGATGACCTGATTGCGGGTCGAGATGGCCAGCAGGTCTACCTGGGCCAGCCCGGCGTTCACCTGCATGACGCCCAGCCCCAGCGAGGTGGCCACCCCGAGGACTGTCCCGATCACCGCAAGGCTGTCCATGACATCCCCGGCAGCGCCGTTGATGCGTTCGCCGATCAGCGGGTAGAGCGCGGAGCGCAGGGACAGGGGCAGGTCGTGACGGTAGGAGAAAAACGCCAGGGCCAGCGCGACCACGATGTACACGGCCCAGGGATGCAGCCCCCAATGATAGAAGGTGAGCCGCATTGACTCATTGGCTGCCGCCGGCGTGCCGCCTTCACCGTGCGGCGGCTCCAGGTAGTGCAGCAGCGGCTCGGCCACCCCGTAGAACAACAGCCCGATGCCCATGCCGGCCGAAAACAGCATGGCAAACCAAGAGAGATAGGTGTACTCAGGCTGTGAATCCTGGGGACCGAGCCGAAGGCGCCGGAAGCGCGGGTGCAGCAATACCGCCAGTACGAAGACCAGGAGTGCCGCGACGGCGATGGTATAGACCCAACCGAACTGGTGGATCAGCACCCGATTCAGTTGCTCCATCGCCCGCCCAACGGGCTCGGTCCACACGGCACCGCTGATGACCAGCGCCAGCACGATGCCCGCAGAGGGGAGAAAGACCCGCGGATTCATGGCGCCCCCGGCGCGCGATCAGATGACCTTACTGTAGCGGGTGTCGCCCTTGTCGGCATGCAGATAGGCATCGAAGGCCATGGCCACGTGGCGCAGTAGCAGACGCCCACGGGGCTCAACCTGCAGGGTATTGCCCTCGATGCGAACCAGGCCATCGGCCTGCATGCCTTGCAGGCGTTCCAGGGCATCCCGGAAATAGTTATGGAAGACGATGTCGTAGCGCTGTTCCACCTCGCGGAAGTCCACCCGGGAGTGGCACATGATCTCGGTGATCACGTCCCGACGCAGCTGGTCGTCGGTGGTGAGCTCAACACCGCGGAACACCGGCAGCCGCCCGGCATCCAGTCGCTCGTAGTAGGCATCGATATCGCGCAGGTTCTGGCTGTAGGTCTCGCCCACCTTGCCGATGGAGGTGACGCCGAGACCCACCAGATCGCACTCCGCGCGGGTGGAGTACCCCTGGAAGTTTCGGTGCAGCGTGCCGGCGCGCTGGGCGCGGGCCAGTTCGTCGTCCGGCAGGGCAAAATGATCCATGCCGATGTAAACATACCCGGCCTCGGTGAGCCGGTTGATGGTCTGCTCCAGGATGGCGAGCTTTTCGTCCGGTCCCGGCAGGTCGCCGTCGCGGATCTGCCGTTGCACCTTGAACAGGTGGGGCAGGTGGGCGTAGTTGTAAATGGCGATGCGCTCGGGCCGCAGTTCCAGCGTCCGGTCCAGGGTCCGGGCGTAGGTCTCCACCGTCTGCAGGGGCAGCCCGTAAATCAGGTCCATGTTAGTGGAACGGAAACCGCAACTGCGGGCCTTCTTGATGACGCGGGCCGTGGTTTCGTAGGGCTGGATGCGGTTGACGGCCTTCTGCACATCCGGGTCAAAGTCCTGGACGCCGACACTGATGCGGTTAAACCCGAGTTCAGCCAGCAGCTCAATGGTGGTGTCGCGGACCGCACGCGGATCGATCTCTATCGAGAACTCGCGCTCCGGGCCCTTCTCCAGGGAGAAGTGGCGGGAGAGCATTTCCATGACCCGGACCAGGTCTTCGTCATTCAGGTAGGTCGGCGTGCCGCCGCCGAAGTGCAGCTGCTCCACCCGGCGGTCGCTGTCAAACAGCTGGCCCTGCAACGCCACCTCTTTTTCGAGGTAGTCCAGGTACTTGCCTGCGCGGGCGTAGTTTCCGGTGATGATCTTGTTGCAGGCGCAGTAGAAGCAGACCGTGTCACAGAAGGGGACGTGGACGTAGAGCGACAGCGGCCGCGGGATCGGGTCCTCGTTGCTTCGTGCGGCAACTTCGGCGTAGGCCTGGTCGTCAAACCCCTCGTGGAACTGCGGTGCCGTGGGGTACGAGGTGTACCGGGGGCCGCTGACGTTGTATTTGGCCAGCATGGCCGGGTCAAATTGCAGTGTTTGGTCCATGACGAATCGCACAATGCCGGGAGTTGGTGTCACAGCGCGGAGCGCTGTAGCTATAAGCGTTCAAAATAAGGGACCCGTTACCGTTACGTCTTGATTCAGGTCATGAGAGTTTCTGAAAAAACAAAAAGGCAGGTATGCGTTGCCGGCATACCTGCCTTCGATCAATTCCGCCCGGGCTCCCGCCCGGTGGATGGAATCGGTCAGTCGTTGTAGCGGCGGAAGATCAGGGTGGAATTGGTACCACCGAAACCGAAGCTGTTGGACATGACCGTGTTCAGGGTGACCCCATCACGAGCCTCGGTGACGATAGGCACGTCCTTGGCCTCCGGGTCGATGTTCTCGATGTTGATCGAGGGGGAGATGAAGCCTTCCTTGAGCATCAGCAACGAGTAGATGGCCTCCTGTACACCGGCCGCCCCCAGAGAGTGTCCGGTGAGCGACTTGGTGGCACTGACCGGCGGGATGTCCTCGCCGAAGACCTCGCGCATGGCCTTCAGCTCCGCGAGGTCGCCCACCGGCGTGCTAGTGCCGTGGGCATTGACGTAGTCGATCGGGCTGTCGACGGTCTCCAGCGCCTGGCGCATGCAGCGCGCGGCACCTTCGCCGGAGGGGGCCACCATGTCGTACCCGTCGGAGGTGGCGCCGTAACCCACCAGTTCGCCGTAGATCTTGGCGCCGCGGGCCAGGGCGTGATCCAGCGCCTCGATCACGAGCATGCCGCCACCACCGGCAATGACGAAGCCATCCCGGTCCGCATCGTAGGTGCGGGACGCCTTCTCGGGGGTGTCGTTGTACTTGGTGGACAGGGCGCCCATGCCGTCGAACAGCATGCTCAGGGACCAGTGCTCCTCCTCGCCACCGCCGGCGAAAATCATGTCCTGCTTGCCGAGCTGAATCTGCTCCATGGCGGAGCCGATGCAGTGAGCGCTGGTGGCGCAGGCGGAGGTGATGGAGTAGTTGAGGCCCTTGATCTTGAAAGGGGTCGCCAGACAGGCGGATACGGTGCTGCCCATGGTGCGGGTGACACCGTAGGGCCCGATCTTGCGCACACCCCGGTTCTTGAGGGTCTCGGCGGCCTGCACCACGTTGGCGGTGGAGGCGCCGCCGGAGCCGGCGATCAAACCAACCCGGGGGCTGGAGACCGCCTCAGCGCTCAGGCCG from Alkalispirillum mobile includes the following:
- a CDS encoding ABC transporter transmembrane domain-containing protein, which translates into the protein MSTREDKGERPVPAGLITQAPSEQGRMWALRVLWRFLARHRVRFWLAVMALLVAAGSVLALGQTLRLVVDRGFLDDDPAQLNLLLLVTMGVILLLAVASALRFYLVSWIGERVAADLRQAVFDHVTRQPPSFFELNGVGEIQSRLTTDTSVLQTILGASFSIAVRNGLLLIGALVLLFITSPRLTGLVLATLPLVLGPVVFFGRRVRRLSRASQDRVADVGSFAGETLHGIRTVQAFCHEAVDRQRFRRHVDHAFDTAVLRVRQRAWLVGMALILAFSAVGLILWQGGHDVLAGRMTAGELAAFVFYAVLAAGATGAVSEVSGELFRAAGATERLTELLNSRPQIRAPARAQKLPRPVRGAIRLEEVGFAYPGRPERPVLSGVDLHIEPGERVALVGPSGAGKSTLFALLLRFYDPDRGRVCLDDIDLRELDPADVRSAIGLVAQETTLFTGTAWENIRYGREDADDEAIVKAAEAAHCMSFLSALPQGLETPLGPGGVQLSGGQRQRIAIARAILRDPALLLLDEATSNLDAESESRIQVALEQLMRDRTSLVIAHRLATVTAADRILVMQDGRLQAQGTHTELLRSSPLYAHLAALQFPDSRG
- a CDS encoding BCCT family transporter; translation: MNPRVFLPSAGIVLALVISGAVWTEPVGRAMEQLNRVLIHQFGWVYTIAVAALLVFVLAVLLHPRFRRLRLGPQDSQPEYTYLSWFAMLFSAGMGIGLLFYGVAEPLLHYLEPPHGEGGTPAAANESMRLTFYHWGLHPWAVYIVVALALAFFSYRHDLPLSLRSALYPLIGERINGAAGDVMDSLAVIGTVLGVATSLGLGVMQVNAGLAQVDLLAISTRNQVILIAVIMGIATISVLSGLNNGIRLLSRANLFLGTLLMLFVFAFGPTVMVLYGLLQTVGSYVQGLIELTLRTDVFRGQDWQAGWTLFYWAWWISWCPFVGMFIARVSRGRTVGEFILGTLLVPTGFTFLWMSIFGISALQLEMQAGQLGAIVQADNSRALFAMLESMPVAAITIPLATAVIVGYFVTSADSGALVMNILSSGGNPNPPLLQKLFWSVLTGAAAAVLLLAGGLQALQTATLTAALPLSIVLLLIAWGLWTALRVDAAQEQQISRMPEPRLDWLARYLRERRQRERPVGEGPGLRAPGRWLQLWPRPVRHWLIRRERFKDRARATEVLDEAEAELEQCMDEMVMPALKAVQAALAEEGHPVRAERTRQGARLCLVRDQQELPIYVVEGRLYQRPSFAFPALHGRPERPRRSTVHVTSDGLAREWDVAHCDPDTLYNDALRECRKWLAW
- the hemN gene encoding oxygen-independent coproporphyrinogen III oxidase translates to MDQTLQFDPAMLAKYNVSGPRYTSYPTAPQFHEGFDDQAYAEVAARSNEDPIPRPLSLYVHVPFCDTVCFYCACNKIITGNYARAGKYLDYLEKEVALQGQLFDSDRRVEQLHFGGGTPTYLNDEDLVRVMEMLSRHFSLEKGPEREFSIEIDPRAVRDTTIELLAELGFNRISVGVQDFDPDVQKAVNRIQPYETTARVIKKARSCGFRSTNMDLIYGLPLQTVETYARTLDRTLELRPERIAIYNYAHLPHLFKVQRQIRDGDLPGPDEKLAILEQTINRLTEAGYVYIGMDHFALPDDELARAQRAGTLHRNFQGYSTRAECDLVGLGVTSIGKVGETYSQNLRDIDAYYERLDAGRLPVFRGVELTTDDQLRRDVITEIMCHSRVDFREVEQRYDIVFHNYFRDALERLQGMQADGLVRIEGNTLQVEPRGRLLLRHVAMAFDAYLHADKGDTRYSKVI
- the fabB gene encoding beta-ketoacyl-ACP synthase I gives rise to the protein MRRVVVTGMGIVSCIGTDQSSVTEALRNGSSGIKFKPEYEEVGLRSLVAGSVDIDLSDHIPRKSLRFMGDAAAFSYIAMEQAMQDAGLSAEAVSSPRVGLIAGSGGASTANVVQAAETLKNRGVRKIGPYGVTRTMGSTVSACLATPFKIKGLNYSITSACATSAHCIGSAMEQIQLGKQDMIFAGGGEEEHWSLSMLFDGMGALSTKYNDTPEKASRTYDADRDGFVIAGGGGMLVIEALDHALARGAKIYGELVGYGATSDGYDMVAPSGEGAARCMRQALETVDSPIDYVNAHGTSTPVGDLAELKAMREVFGEDIPPVSATKSLTGHSLGAAGVQEAIYSLLMLKEGFISPSINIENIDPEAKDVPIVTEARDGVTLNTVMSNSFGFGGTNSTLIFRRYND